In a genomic window of Chloroflexota bacterium:
- a CDS encoding Rrf2 family transcriptional regulator codes for MLQVSQRAHYGLRAMTELAKAYGRGPLSLTEIAYAERLPAGYLEQLVMPLRRAGLIEGTRGAHGGYELARPPAQLTVGAVVRALEGPVAPVECLAIEYVAGSCDREIGCLSRPVWRRLKNSIDQVLDSITLADLCADVDSDVSFVPADQVRAVPSEPCAVGSAAVAPETNVGPPL; via the coding sequence ATGCTGCAGGTATCACAGAGAGCTCATTACGGCCTTCGCGCCATGACGGAGCTGGCAAAGGCGTACGGCCGCGGTCCACTGTCGCTGACGGAGATCGCGTACGCCGAGCGCCTGCCGGCGGGGTACCTGGAGCAGCTCGTGATGCCTTTGCGCCGCGCCGGCCTCATCGAGGGCACGCGGGGCGCGCACGGCGGATACGAGCTGGCGCGGCCGCCGGCGCAGCTCACAGTCGGAGCGGTCGTTCGGGCGCTCGAGGGGCCCGTGGCGCCGGTGGAGTGCCTCGCCATCGAGTACGTGGCGGGGTCGTGCGACCGCGAGATTGGCTGCTTGTCGCGTCCGGTCTGGCGGCGGCTCAAGAACAGCATCGACCAGGTACTGGACTCCATAACCCTCGCGGACCTGTGCGCGGATGTCGACTCGGACGTCTCGTTTGTCCCGGCGGATCAGGTCCGTGCCGTACCGTCTGAGCCGTGCGCCGTCGGGTCGGCCGCCGTCGCGCCAGAAACGAACGTTGGGCCACCACTGTGA
- the sufB gene encoding Fe-S cluster assembly protein SufB yields the protein MVKTPTTIEALAEREYKYGFVTDIEADTVPRGLSEDIIRLISAKKNEPDFMLEWRLKAYRHWAKLEKSEAEPRWANVHYPSIDYQDIIYYAAPRQKSVPGSLDEVDPELIATFEKLGIPLEEQKRLTGVAVDAVFDSVSVATTFKEKLAEAGVIFCSFSEAVQKHPDLVRKYLGSVVPYTDNFFASLNSAVFSDGSFCYVPKGVRCPMELSTYFRINTAETGQFERTLIIADEGSYVSYLEGCTAPMRDENQLHAAVVELIAHKDAQIKYSTVQNWYAGDKEGRGGIFNFVTKRGKCLGDNSKISWTQVETGSAITWKYPSVILQGNNSVGEFYSVAVTNNYQQADTGTKMTHIGRNTRSTIISKGISTGHGQNSYRGLVKVQKGAVGARNYSQCDSLLLSDTCGAHTFPYIEVANDTAQVEHEASTSKIGEDQLFYCKQRGISEEDAVSMIVNGFCKEVFRELPMEFAVEAAKLLGVSLEGSVG from the coding sequence ATGGTGAAGACACCCACAACGATTGAGGCGCTCGCCGAGCGCGAGTACAAGTACGGCTTCGTCACCGATATCGAGGCCGATACCGTCCCGCGTGGTCTCAGCGAGGACATTATTCGCCTCATTTCCGCGAAGAAGAATGAGCCCGATTTCATGCTGGAGTGGCGCCTCAAGGCGTATCGGCATTGGGCGAAGCTGGAGAAGTCAGAGGCGGAGCCGCGCTGGGCGAACGTCCATTACCCCTCGATCGACTACCAGGACATCATCTACTACGCGGCGCCGCGGCAGAAATCCGTACCGGGCAGCCTCGACGAAGTCGATCCCGAGCTCATCGCAACGTTCGAGAAACTCGGCATCCCTCTCGAGGAGCAGAAACGGCTCACCGGGGTTGCCGTCGATGCCGTCTTCGACAGCGTCTCCGTGGCGACCACCTTTAAGGAGAAACTTGCTGAGGCTGGCGTGATCTTCTGCTCATTCTCCGAAGCGGTGCAGAAGCACCCCGACCTCGTTCGGAAGTACCTGGGCTCGGTCGTCCCCTACACCGACAACTTCTTCGCATCCCTGAACTCCGCAGTCTTCAGCGACGGGTCCTTCTGTTACGTGCCGAAGGGCGTCCGCTGTCCGATGGAGCTGTCGACGTATTTCCGCATCAATACGGCGGAGACGGGACAGTTCGAGCGCACGTTGATCATCGCGGACGAGGGCAGCTACGTCAGCTATTTGGAGGGTTGCACCGCGCCGATGCGCGACGAAAACCAGCTCCACGCGGCGGTAGTGGAGCTGATCGCACATAAAGATGCCCAGATCAAGTACTCAACGGTCCAGAACTGGTACGCCGGCGATAAGGAAGGCCGCGGTGGGATCTTCAACTTCGTCACGAAGCGCGGTAAGTGCCTCGGGGATAACTCGAAGATCTCGTGGACGCAGGTTGAGACCGGATCGGCGATCACCTGGAAGTACCCCAGCGTGATTCTGCAGGGGAACAACTCGGTGGGCGAGTTCTACTCGGTCGCGGTGACGAATAACTATCAGCAGGCAGATACGGGGACCAAGATGACCCACATCGGAAGGAATACCCGCAGCACGATCATCTCCAAGGGGATCTCGACCGGGCACGGGCAAAACTCCTACCGCGGGCTCGTCAAGGTTCAAAAGGGGGCAGTTGGGGCGCGCAACTACTCGCAGTGCGACTCGCTCCTCCTGAGCGACACTTGCGGCGCGCACACCTTCCCATACATCGAAGTGGCGAACGATACGGCGCAGGTGGAGCACGAAGCCTCGACGTCGAAGATCGGCGAGGACCAGCTCTTCTACTGCAAGCAGCGCGGCATCTCCGAAGAGGACGCCGTGTCGATGATCGTGAACGGGTTCTGCAAAGAGGTGTTCCGCGAGCTTCCCATGGAGTTCGCCGTCGAGGCGGCGAAGCTGCTGGGCGTGAGCCTCGAGGGAAGCGTAGGATAA